A DNA window from Paenibacillus sp. HWE-109 contains the following coding sequences:
- the polA gene encoding DNA polymerase I, with amino-acid sequence MDKLIIIDGNSIANRAFYALPLLSNSSGLHTNAVYGFTTMLLKLIEEEKPTHFLVAFDAGKITFRHKEYTEYKGGRAKTPTELSEQFPLIKELLTAFKITQFELSGYEADDIIGTLTKAADEKGKKVLLVSGDKDMLQLASDHVTVAITRKGITEVELYNPQEIKDKYGLTPAQIIDLKGLMGDTSDNIPGIPGVGEKTALKMLHEFGSVEEVLANTASLKGKMKEKVEEHAKDAIMSKELATIFREVPMETEWNSYRYDGFDGQALSGMFRKLEFKSLLEKMDFGPGAVAEDQVVESLEAVAVTETNVAELVGKLSDSAAIHVEAVGENPHQAAPVGVVWFVDDGAENKSYYVPISLLKSEAGEPLRTWLSDESKKKQLFDLHRARLVLAWQGITLAGVDFDALLASYLLDPTESNLSLSGLTYKYGLPGVKTDEEVFGKGAKFRLPELTALSDHLGRKGMAVARIVPVLREELEKSGMQSLFYELEQPLAGVLAEMELQGILVDAEGLKALGVDLVKQLDTIMASIYKLAGVEFNINSPKQLGEILFEKLGLPAWKKTKTGYSTDAEVLERLAPYNEIVGQILHYRQLAKLQSTYVEGLLKEVRPETGKVHTYYRQTIAATGRLSSQFPNLQNIPIRLEEGRKIRKVFVPSEPGWYILAADYSQIELRVLAHISQDEKLKEAFLQNMDVHTKTAMDVFGVEESAVDSNLRRQAKAVNFGIVYGISGYGLSQNLDISRKDAEQFIEQYFAVFQGVRKYMDDIVKDARRDGFVTTLLQRRRYLPEITASNFNLRSFAERTAMNTPIQGTAADIIKLAMVQMADRLKQDGLKSRMLLQVHDELVFEVPEDELETMRRLVPEVMASALALDVPLSADVDYGLTWYDAK; translated from the coding sequence ATGGATAAGCTTATTATTATTGATGGAAACTCTATTGCGAATCGAGCATTCTATGCCTTGCCGCTGCTAAGCAATTCAAGCGGATTGCATACCAATGCGGTATATGGGTTTACAACTATGCTGCTCAAGCTCATTGAAGAAGAAAAACCGACACATTTTCTTGTGGCTTTTGATGCGGGGAAAATAACGTTTCGACATAAAGAATATACGGAGTACAAAGGCGGCCGAGCCAAAACGCCGACGGAGCTTTCCGAGCAATTCCCACTGATCAAAGAACTTCTGACGGCTTTCAAAATTACACAGTTTGAACTGTCAGGCTATGAAGCTGACGATATCATCGGTACGCTGACCAAGGCAGCTGATGAAAAGGGCAAGAAAGTGCTGCTGGTTTCGGGAGATAAGGATATGCTGCAGTTGGCCTCCGATCATGTGACCGTAGCCATTACGCGCAAAGGCATCACGGAAGTAGAACTGTATAATCCGCAAGAGATCAAAGATAAGTATGGGCTGACGCCTGCGCAAATCATTGACCTCAAAGGTCTAATGGGCGATACCTCAGATAACATTCCGGGGATTCCGGGCGTTGGCGAAAAAACCGCGCTGAAAATGCTGCATGAGTTCGGTTCGGTTGAAGAAGTGCTTGCCAATACGGCAAGTCTCAAAGGCAAAATGAAGGAAAAAGTTGAAGAACATGCCAAAGACGCGATCATGAGTAAAGAACTCGCGACGATATTCCGTGAGGTCCCCATGGAAACCGAGTGGAATTCGTATCGTTATGACGGCTTTGATGGACAAGCTTTATCCGGGATGTTTCGCAAACTCGAATTCAAATCGCTCCTAGAGAAGATGGATTTCGGTCCTGGCGCTGTAGCGGAAGATCAGGTTGTGGAGAGTTTGGAAGCCGTTGCTGTGACGGAAACGAATGTAGCTGAACTTGTCGGGAAATTAAGCGACAGCGCTGCGATTCACGTGGAAGCGGTTGGTGAAAATCCACATCAGGCTGCGCCTGTTGGCGTGGTATGGTTTGTTGATGACGGCGCGGAGAATAAATCCTATTACGTGCCGATCTCGTTGCTGAAAAGCGAAGCGGGAGAGCCGCTGCGCACGTGGCTCAGCGACGAGTCGAAGAAAAAGCAGCTCTTCGACCTGCACCGTGCCCGTTTGGTGCTGGCATGGCAAGGCATCACGCTGGCTGGCGTGGATTTCGATGCGCTTTTGGCCTCTTATTTGCTGGATCCGACTGAGTCGAATCTGAGCTTAAGCGGCCTGACCTACAAATACGGTTTGCCAGGCGTTAAAACCGACGAAGAAGTATTCGGCAAAGGGGCGAAGTTCCGCCTGCCGGAACTGACAGCGCTTAGCGACCATCTGGGCCGCAAAGGGATGGCGGTTGCGCGCATCGTACCGGTGCTGCGCGAAGAACTGGAGAAGAGCGGCATGCAGAGCCTCTTCTACGAGCTTGAACAGCCTCTGGCGGGTGTTCTTGCCGAGATGGAACTGCAAGGCATCCTCGTGGACGCTGAGGGCCTTAAAGCGCTTGGTGTCGATTTGGTGAAGCAGCTCGACACGATCATGGCCAGCATCTACAAGCTCGCTGGCGTCGAGTTCAACATCAACTCGCCGAAGCAGCTTGGCGAGATTCTGTTCGAGAAGCTGGGGCTGCCAGCTTGGAAGAAGACCAAAACCGGCTACTCGACGGATGCCGAGGTGCTGGAACGTCTAGCGCCCTACAATGAAATCGTAGGGCAGATCCTCCACTACCGTCAGCTCGCGAAGCTGCAATCGACGTACGTCGAAGGGCTGCTGAAAGAGGTGCGGCCGGAGACCGGCAAGGTGCATACCTATTACCGGCAGACCATTGCCGCCACAGGCCGGCTCAGCAGCCAGTTCCCGAACCTCCAGAACATTCCGATTCGTCTGGAGGAAGGGCGCAAGATCCGCAAGGTCTTCGTTCCATCCGAGCCTGGATGGTACATTCTTGCCGCGGATTACTCGCAGATCGAGCTGCGCGTGCTTGCGCACATCTCGCAGGATGAGAAACTGAAGGAAGCGTTCCTTCAGAATATGGACGTTCATACGAAGACGGCGATGGATGTCTTCGGCGTCGAGGAGAGCGCCGTCGATTCGAACTTGCGCCGCCAAGCCAAGGCTGTTAACTTCGGTATTGTTTACGGCATCAGCGGCTATGGTTTATCTCAGAACTTGGACATTTCCCGCAAGGATGCAGAGCAGTTCATTGAACAGTATTTTGCTGTCTTCCAAGGGGTTCGCAAATATATGGACGATATCGTGAAGGATGCTCGCCGAGATGGGTTTGTGACCACCTTGCTGCAGCGCCGCCGCTATCTGCCCGAGATTACGGCATCGAATTTCAATCTGCGCTCCTTTGCGGAGCGTACGGCGATGAACACCCCCATCCAGGGGACTGCGGCCGATATTATTAAGCTGGCCATGGTACAGATGGCGGACCGCTTGAAGCAAGATGGGCTGAAGAGCCGCATGCTGCTTCAAGTTCACGATGAGCTCGTCTTCGAAGTGCCGGAAGATGAACTGGAGACGATGCGCCGTCTCGTCCCTGAAGTCATGGCATCCGCGCTTGCACTCGACGTTCCGCTTAGCGCGGACGTTGATTATGGACTTACTTGGTACGATGCCAAGTAA
- a CDS encoding HAD family hydrolase: MSPFFSPTRKKFIFFDMNNTILDRRQCFDSAFLDVMNDYTARWEPDESQFSAQDALQSYKMEWSRHRKAPIRSPISPDELRHICLRKALQTLPVNVNPMFTRAFFEQVEEQEDNFVALFPGVEDTLEALSQNYQLAIISNGNRRRLQNNLEKMKLTPWIDHNRLFSSEKDGPRKPHPAIFESALRSMSAVPSQCVMVGNSWRNDVVGAASSGMDAIWIHPGNIKKISERRIGKQKVIIIRSFKQLVYTF, from the coding sequence ATGAGCCCTTTTTTCTCACCAACACGTAAAAAATTCATCTTTTTTGATATGAACAATACGATACTGGATCGCAGACAATGCTTTGACTCGGCCTTTCTTGACGTTATGAACGACTACACGGCGAGGTGGGAGCCGGATGAGTCGCAGTTCTCCGCGCAAGATGCTCTGCAGAGCTACAAGATGGAATGGAGCCGTCACCGCAAAGCGCCGATCCGGAGTCCGATTTCTCCGGATGAGCTGCGTCATATTTGTTTGCGCAAAGCGCTTCAGACCTTGCCAGTGAATGTGAATCCCATGTTTACGAGGGCTTTTTTTGAACAGGTGGAAGAACAGGAGGATAACTTCGTGGCACTCTTCCCGGGTGTCGAGGATACCCTGGAAGCCTTATCTCAGAACTATCAGCTTGCGATTATCAGCAATGGGAATCGAAGGCGACTGCAGAATAATTTGGAGAAGATGAAATTGACACCTTGGATTGACCATAATCGGCTATTCAGCTCCGAAAAGGATGGTCCGCGCAAACCGCACCCTGCGATCTTCGAAAGTGCTTTAAGGTCCATGAGCGCGGTTCCAAGCCAATGTGTGATGGTCGGTAATTCGTGGCGGAATGACGTCGTAGGGGCCGCCTCAAGCGGCATGGATGCCATCTGGATTCATCCGGGGAATATTAAGAAAATTTCCGAGCGGCGCATCGGCAAGCAGAAAGTCATTATCATTCGTTCTTTTAAACAACTGGTCTATACCTTCTAA
- a CDS encoding GGDEF domain-containing protein, whose product MKAQSEMLDQFHKIIREQLLYSVYQPIVSLQDGQVMGYEALIRGPKESPFHSPLAMFQFAEQEGELYPLEQLAREKAIQGSILEHPQQLLFINISSQVLYDPGFIPGKTLEILQRHGLNPSNVVFEITERSSIEDFSLAKKILEHYRKQGYRIAIDDAGAGYSSLQAIAELQPDFIKIDRSLIEHIHKSKVKEYILETFVTFAQKMNISLIAEGIEHADELIKLTRLGVHYAQGFLLGKPEVSAAKVHDHLAMLIWQHRKVQGLSMTWNIGDLATPVQVFDKRVLISEVADYFKKNQDAVGVVITSEEVPVGLVMRERLFQHLAGQYAFSLFWNRTIDGIMDEAPLIVDEFMFVEQVSQMATSRSIHHLYDLVIITSYGKMAGAASIRTILESITNVRMESARVANPLTGLPGNLQINRELTKRINESKPFHVVYADLDYFKWFNDRFGFQKGDQLIQYTADIMQQAIAVCGTPHDFVGHVGGDDFIAISVTREPEQLCREMIRRFEQGVKVFYEEEEWEYVWDRSGNKVKSEGVTLSLSLVVCSCESPISLEHISHTAATLKKKAKAHQGSIYYFQNIG is encoded by the coding sequence ATGAAGGCTCAGTCAGAAATGCTTGACCAGTTTCATAAGATAATCAGGGAGCAGCTCTTGTACTCCGTTTATCAACCCATTGTATCTTTACAGGACGGACAAGTAATGGGTTATGAAGCTTTAATTCGAGGGCCCAAAGAGAGCCCGTTCCATTCCCCGCTAGCGATGTTTCAATTCGCAGAGCAAGAGGGTGAACTTTATCCGCTTGAACAGTTGGCTCGTGAAAAAGCCATTCAGGGATCCATTTTGGAGCATCCTCAGCAATTGCTTTTTATTAATATTTCTTCGCAAGTCTTGTATGACCCAGGGTTTATTCCAGGCAAAACACTGGAGATTTTGCAGCGGCATGGCCTGAATCCGAGCAACGTTGTATTTGAAATAACGGAAAGAAGTTCAATTGAAGATTTTTCGTTGGCCAAAAAAATTCTTGAGCATTACCGCAAGCAGGGCTATCGGATTGCCATCGATGATGCTGGGGCCGGGTATTCCTCTCTTCAAGCGATCGCCGAGCTGCAGCCTGATTTTATAAAAATTGATCGTTCGCTTATTGAACATATTCATAAAAGCAAGGTGAAAGAGTACATCCTGGAAACCTTCGTTACTTTTGCCCAAAAAATGAACATTTCCCTGATTGCCGAAGGGATCGAACATGCGGATGAATTGATTAAATTAACTAGACTCGGTGTGCATTACGCGCAGGGGTTTTTGCTGGGCAAACCCGAAGTGTCCGCCGCCAAGGTGCATGACCATTTGGCTATGCTGATCTGGCAGCACCGCAAAGTGCAAGGTCTCAGTATGACGTGGAATATTGGCGATTTGGCTACACCAGTTCAGGTATTTGACAAAAGAGTGCTGATTTCGGAGGTCGCGGATTATTTCAAAAAGAATCAAGATGCCGTGGGTGTTGTCATTACGAGCGAGGAAGTACCCGTAGGTCTCGTGATGAGAGAGCGCCTGTTTCAGCATTTGGCAGGTCAATACGCCTTCTCTTTATTTTGGAACCGGACGATTGATGGCATCATGGATGAAGCCCCGCTTATTGTGGATGAGTTCATGTTTGTTGAGCAAGTTTCCCAAATGGCGACTTCGCGCTCTATTCATCATTTGTATGACCTTGTCATCATTACAAGCTACGGGAAGATGGCGGGAGCAGCTTCCATAAGGACCATTCTGGAAAGTATTACGAATGTGCGGATGGAATCCGCGCGTGTGGCGAATCCGTTAACAGGACTGCCGGGCAATTTGCAAATCAATCGGGAATTGACCAAACGGATCAATGAAAGCAAGCCATTTCACGTGGTGTACGCAGATCTGGATTATTTCAAATGGTTCAATGACCGTTTCGGTTTCCAAAAAGGGGATCAGTTGATTCAATATACCGCAGATATTATGCAGCAGGCGATTGCCGTATGTGGAACCCCGCACGATTTTGTGGGGCATGTGGGAGGCGATGATTTCATTGCTATCTCTGTCACGCGGGAACCTGAGCAGTTGTGTCGGGAGATGATTCGTCGCTTTGAACAGGGCGTTAAGGTGTTTTATGAAGAGGAAGAATGGGAATATGTTTGGGACCGGAGCGGGAATAAGGTAAAAAGCGAGGGAGTCACATTATCGCTTTCGCTTGTCGTATGCAGCTGTGAATCTCCCATTTCGCTCGAACATATTTCACACACGGCCGCGACGCTCAAGAAGAAAGCCAAAGCGCATCAAGGCAGCATTTATTATTTTCAAAATATTGGCTGA
- a CDS encoding response regulator has protein sequence MEQQVKILAVDDRYENLLALNSILASPHYEVIGLQSGEEALRYLLKESADHIAVILMDVQMPGLSGFETVELIKQRKACQDIPIIFLTALSTSIEHVLKGYHVGSIDYLFKPVHPEMLRKKVDAFVNMHLNHQKIKSQSELLQKRTLDLEETNRKLAEAEEKLKQQNVLLENWVEERTSELVDAHQKLLKSQEHFKKMFMLSPSLMAIRRLPDLTYLEINESWKQYTGYGDEIIGTSMDLLRTEQGEPMKCDEVIHNLKVRYETKSKEMRTALMSTEIIDIENESCMLQVAVDITESLRFEAEMARLAQLNLVGEMAAGIAHEIRNPMTTIRGFLQLFRENDGRMQKQYIPIMLEELDRANEIITEYLSLAKNKQSHQHPDQINRIIEMLLPLIQAEAVMSGKHVQYQIMDCPIIQLDDKEIRQLILNMCMNGLEAMSIGGKLRIETYREPEHVVLLIGDEGTGIDEHHLEKLGRPFFTTKDEGTGLGLAICYSIAARHRASIEVQSSPKGTTFYIRFPVLEDGADS, from the coding sequence ATGGAACAACAAGTCAAAATCTTGGCGGTAGATGACCGCTACGAGAACTTGCTGGCTCTAAACAGTATTCTGGCCTCTCCCCATTATGAAGTGATTGGCTTGCAATCCGGTGAAGAGGCTCTTCGATATTTATTAAAGGAATCTGCCGATCATATTGCCGTCATTCTCATGGATGTGCAAATGCCGGGACTCAGCGGGTTCGAGACTGTTGAGCTGATTAAACAGCGCAAGGCTTGTCAAGATATTCCTATCATCTTCCTGACAGCCCTTAGTACGTCCATTGAACATGTGCTCAAAGGCTATCATGTGGGATCGATTGATTACCTATTTAAACCTGTGCATCCCGAAATGCTTCGCAAGAAAGTGGATGCTTTTGTTAACATGCATTTGAATCACCAGAAAATCAAATCGCAGAGCGAGCTTTTGCAGAAGCGGACACTGGACCTTGAAGAAACGAATCGGAAATTAGCGGAAGCGGAAGAAAAGCTGAAACAACAGAATGTGCTATTGGAAAATTGGGTCGAAGAACGTACGTCCGAACTGGTCGACGCTCACCAGAAATTATTGAAATCCCAAGAGCATTTCAAGAAAATGTTTATGCTCTCTCCCTCCCTGATGGCGATCCGGCGCCTGCCTGATCTCACTTATCTGGAGATTAATGAGAGTTGGAAGCAGTATACAGGTTATGGGGACGAAATTATTGGGACCTCGATGGATCTCCTGCGAACGGAACAGGGAGAACCGATGAAATGCGATGAGGTCATCCATAACTTGAAAGTGAGATATGAGACCAAATCCAAGGAAATGCGGACAGCGCTCATGTCGACAGAAATCATTGATATCGAGAACGAGAGCTGTATGCTTCAGGTCGCTGTAGATATTACAGAAAGCCTGCGTTTCGAAGCAGAAATGGCCCGTCTAGCCCAGTTAAATCTGGTCGGTGAAATGGCCGCTGGCATCGCGCATGAAATTCGCAACCCCATGACCACCATCCGCGGCTTCCTCCAGTTATTTCGCGAAAACGATGGCCGTATGCAGAAACAGTACATTCCCATCATGCTCGAAGAATTGGATCGTGCCAACGAGATCATCACCGAATATTTATCCCTCGCCAAAAATAAGCAATCCCATCAGCATCCCGATCAGATTAACCGGATCATCGAAATGCTGCTGCCGTTGATTCAAGCTGAGGCTGTGATGTCCGGCAAGCATGTGCAGTATCAGATCATGGACTGTCCGATCATTCAGCTCGACGACAAAGAAATCCGCCAACTCATCTTAAATATGTGCATGAATGGTCTGGAAGCGATGAGCATCGGCGGCAAGCTGCGGATCGAGACCTACCGTGAACCAGAACACGTTGTCCTGCTTATTGGGGATGAGGGGACAGGCATCGATGAGCATCATCTCGAGAAGCTTGGCCGGCCTTTCTTCACCACCAAAGACGAAGGAACTGGACTTGGTCTGGCAATCTGCTACAGTATAGCGGCCAGGCATCGGGCCTCCATTGAAGTTCAATCCAGCCCCAAAGGGACAACTTTTTATATTCGCTTCCCCGTTCTTGAGGATGGCGCCGATTCTTAA
- the phoU gene encoding phosphate signaling complex protein PhoU — protein sequence MDARPGFHQSLALLQKELQDMGESVEDLIFKSVESLAKLDEKAAVQVIKTDDLIDDYLTTIDELCLRLIALQQPMASDLRIIGTALKIATDLERIADHAVDIAKITIRFAGEELVKPLEVIPQMAEIAIEMLHESLLSYTERDVHRAASLAEKDDRVDKLYSTVMQELMSLMSSDYNRNRQLTHLLFVAHFLERVADHTTNIGEGVIYMVTGKRKDLNV from the coding sequence ATGGATGCAAGACCAGGGTTTCATCAATCGTTAGCACTACTGCAAAAAGAATTGCAAGATATGGGAGAAAGCGTAGAGGATTTGATCTTCAAATCGGTCGAGTCCTTGGCAAAGCTAGATGAGAAAGCTGCAGTCCAAGTTATTAAGACGGATGACCTGATTGATGACTATTTAACGACCATCGACGAACTGTGTCTGCGACTCATCGCTCTGCAGCAGCCAATGGCCAGTGATTTGAGGATTATCGGCACGGCGCTCAAAATTGCCACAGATTTGGAACGCATCGCAGACCATGCCGTTGATATCGCCAAGATTACAATACGCTTCGCGGGGGAAGAACTGGTGAAGCCGCTTGAAGTCATCCCGCAAATGGCGGAGATTGCTATCGAGATGCTGCATGAGAGCCTTCTTTCCTACACGGAGCGCGATGTACACCGCGCGGCATCGCTTGCAGAGAAGGATGACCGGGTAGATAAGCTTTACAGCACAGTGATGCAGGAACTGATGAGCTTGATGAGTTCTGATTACAACCGCAATCGCCAACTGACACACTTGCTGTTTGTGGCTCACTTCCTGGAGCGCGTCGCTGACCATACAACGAACATCGGTGAAGGCGTTATTTATATGGTGACAGGAAAGCGCAAGGATTTGAATGTATAG
- the pstB gene encoding phosphate ABC transporter ATP-binding protein PstB, whose protein sequence is MIVATKHKIKADKLNLFYGENHALHDIELAIETGTIAALIGPSGCGKSTFLRTLNRMNDLIDSVRITGNVAVDGHNIYEADSDVVSLRKRVGMVFQRPNPFPMSIYDNIAYGPRIHGTKKKAHLDEIVERSLVQAALWDEVKDRLHKSALGLSGGQQQRLCIARLLAVEPDVLLMDEPTSALDPISTLKVEELTQTLKEKYTIIIVTHNMQQAARISDMTSFFLNGYLVETDKTDKIFTNPNDQRTEDYITGRFG, encoded by the coding sequence ATAATCGTGGCGACTAAACATAAAATCAAAGCGGATAAATTGAATTTGTTTTACGGGGAAAATCATGCGCTTCATGATATTGAATTAGCCATTGAAACAGGAACGATTGCTGCCTTGATCGGGCCGTCAGGCTGTGGGAAATCGACCTTCCTGCGCACCTTGAACCGGATGAATGATCTCATTGACAGCGTGCGGATTACAGGGAATGTAGCCGTTGACGGGCACAATATTTATGAGGCTGATTCTGATGTGGTTTCTTTGCGCAAACGTGTGGGCATGGTCTTCCAACGCCCTAATCCATTCCCGATGAGTATCTATGATAACATCGCCTATGGACCGCGCATTCACGGCACCAAGAAAAAAGCTCATCTGGATGAAATTGTCGAGCGCAGTCTTGTACAAGCGGCTCTCTGGGATGAAGTGAAGGATCGTTTGCATAAATCGGCACTAGGTTTGTCAGGCGGTCAACAGCAGCGTCTATGTATCGCTCGTTTGCTTGCCGTTGAGCCAGACGTTCTGTTGATGGATGAGCCGACATCTGCACTAGATCCGATCTCCACACTGAAGGTGGAAGAGTTAACGCAAACCTTGAAAGAGAAATATACGATCATTATCGTTACGCATAACATGCAGCAAGCAGCGAGAATTTCCGATATGACTTCCTTTTTCTTAAATGGGTATCTAGTCGAAACCGACAAAACAGATAAAATCTTCACTAATCCGAACGACCAACGTACGGAAGATTACATTACGGGAAGATTCGGCTAA
- the pstA gene encoding phosphate ABC transporter permease PstA, with protein sequence MTSKTTDRIATFYFWASGVIIIAILAWFLIRILGEGIPHLSWHFIFGKPEEIKAGGGVGPQLFNSFYVLFLSLLISIPIGLFSGIYLAIYAQKNWFTDLVRISVEALSSVPSIVFGLFGFLLFANLLGLKFSIIGGAATVALLNLPVMVRVTEESIRTVPESYWEASLALGSTKWQAIRKVLIPAALPSLITGITLIAGRALGESAILIYTAGLSVSRFFPDFNPLKMGETLSVHLWYVGAEALVPDAKDIAKGSAALLLIVVLIFNLLVSIPSRILQKRLSGGK encoded by the coding sequence ATGACTAGCAAAACGACAGATCGTATAGCCACATTTTACTTTTGGGCATCAGGTGTCATTATCATTGCCATTCTGGCTTGGTTCCTTATTCGTATCCTAGGGGAAGGGATTCCTCATCTATCCTGGCACTTTATCTTTGGCAAACCGGAAGAAATCAAAGCGGGAGGCGGCGTCGGGCCGCAGTTGTTCAACTCCTTCTACGTCTTGTTTTTATCCTTATTGATTTCCATTCCTATCGGATTATTCTCAGGAATTTACTTGGCTATCTATGCACAAAAAAATTGGTTCACTGATCTGGTGCGTATTTCCGTTGAAGCTTTATCATCCGTTCCTTCCATCGTATTTGGGTTGTTCGGGTTTCTGCTCTTCGCGAATCTGCTTGGTCTGAAATTCTCCATTATCGGCGGTGCTGCGACTGTTGCCCTTCTGAACTTGCCGGTTATGGTGCGGGTTACGGAAGAATCCATTCGTACAGTACCGGAATCTTACTGGGAAGCAAGCTTGGCGCTTGGATCGACCAAATGGCAGGCCATTCGCAAGGTGCTTATACCTGCTGCACTGCCTAGCTTAATCACCGGAATTACTTTGATTGCTGGACGTGCCTTAGGTGAATCAGCGATTCTCATTTATACAGCCGGGTTATCGGTTTCCCGTTTCTTCCCGGACTTCAACCCGCTCAAGATGGGAGAGACACTGTCAGTCCATCTCTGGTATGTAGGGGCTGAAGCGCTTGTGCCGGACGCCAAGGATATTGCCAAAGGCAGCGCCGCGCTGCTCCTGATCGTCGTCTTAATTTTCAACCTGCTTGTTAGCATACCAAGCCGAATCCTACAAAAAAGACTTTCCGGGGGGAAATAA
- the pstC gene encoding phosphate ABC transporter permease subunit PstC, with protein MNSVADKLSSTNSERSRPLTSKWTQGQHRQDSLMRWVFVGSAALVSAIIFSIIVFVGMQGIKTFQDVSVIEFFFSTDWTPGQNKFGAFPFLYSTLLMTLVSVVFSVPLALSGALFMAKIAPKWMREIMRPATDLFVGIPSVVYGLIGMTVIVPALGKFTGGIGYGILPASIILAIMILPTILSISEDAIRALPGRLEEASLALGATRWQTMWRVLLPAARPGILTAIILGMGRAIGETMAVFMVIGNSPQMPKSLLDSTTVLTTAIVKDMGNTNYGSAWNNALYMMALLLLVISLSLILIIRIVAKRSELK; from the coding sequence TTGAATTCAGTAGCAGACAAACTATCAAGCACGAATTCGGAAAGAAGTCGTCCACTTACTTCCAAATGGACCCAAGGACAACATAGACAGGACAGCCTCATGAGATGGGTGTTTGTAGGCAGTGCTGCCCTAGTGTCAGCGATTATTTTCTCTATCATTGTTTTCGTAGGTATGCAAGGTATTAAGACGTTCCAGGATGTCAGTGTGATAGAGTTTTTCTTTTCTACGGATTGGACACCAGGCCAAAATAAATTCGGAGCTTTTCCTTTTCTATACAGCACATTATTAATGACATTGGTTTCGGTTGTGTTCTCTGTACCTCTAGCATTATCCGGTGCATTGTTCATGGCGAAAATTGCTCCCAAATGGATGCGCGAAATCATGCGTCCAGCCACGGATTTGTTCGTAGGTATTCCTTCCGTCGTCTATGGTCTGATCGGGATGACCGTGATTGTACCTGCCCTCGGTAAGTTCACAGGCGGAATTGGCTACGGGATTCTACCTGCCTCGATCATTTTGGCGATTATGATTCTACCGACTATTCTCTCCATATCTGAAGATGCTATCCGAGCTCTTCCAGGGCGTTTGGAAGAAGCGTCACTAGCCTTAGGCGCAACACGCTGGCAAACGATGTGGCGGGTCCTCCTGCCAGCGGCCAGACCTGGTATTCTGACAGCGATCATTCTCGGCATGGGCCGCGCTATCGGAGAAACAATGGCCGTGTTCATGGTTATCGGAAACTCTCCTCAAATGCCTAAGTCATTGTTGGATTCCACAACCGTACTAACAACAGCGATCGTGAAGGATATGGGGAATACGAATTATGGATCTGCATGGAACAATGCCCTTTATATGATGGCTCTGCTTTTACTAGTGATCTCCTTATCCTTAATCCTAATTATTCGTATCGTGGCTAAAAGGAGTGAACTGAAATAA